TAATTAACACATCTTTGGTAGTCAACTCGCGTCAGCCGCGCGGACAAGACAGCGCCTCTTCCCGAGCATTCCAAGGGTGCGGGGATCCAGAGTAAGCCCGCAGGCGCGGGACACAGCCAAGGGAAGAACCAGGGCGGCAGGGGCAGCAAAAACTGAAGGCGCTGAAGTACGTGAGGATAATACCTTAGGGAAAGAAAGGCCTGGGGCCTGGGATTACAGGACTGTGTATGATGAGATGACACGAATACAAGAATGAAATCATGAAAGCTCTGGCAAGTCTTCTCTTCCGCCAGGCCGGGGATACAGCATATATGTTTGAGTCACAACCTTCCCTTTGTGTTCCGGATTATTACGACTGAGCTCTTGGCCGCCGTAGCTTTTCGTCGGAACCCAGCGAGAGGTATGTACCTCCACCTGGAAGCATGCACTTCCCCATGCTGTGTTCCCGGAATTCCAGGCAATTGGATTTTTGTCTGCCTTGGGCTTCAGGGATTTTTGAGGAGTGGAGAAACACTCTCGCCATAATTACCTGCCCATCCAACATGAGGAAGGGACACTCAGAAATGGGCTATTCCTTCCAGAGACACGATCAGCGATGCCAAAAATTTTAGGAGCAGCTACATACCTATCTTTTCTTTTTAGCAAttgggtttttttttcttgcaTTCTGATGGAAAAAAATATTACTTCACCAACTCAGATTCCTACAGCATTTCCTGATTATTGTAGGGTGGTACTTCCTTCGGCTCACCACACACACAAACACACACAGATAAACCCACACCACATCaaacaaaaaaagaaaaaaaggccAAGGGGGAAAAAGAAACGTTATTAGCTAAGTTATGAAGAAGATATTACAGCAATCTAATCCTCAAGACTATCACCGATGTAGGCCAGGTTCTGGATGCTGGCGAGCCCGTACTGGGCAAAGTCGTTTGTGGCAAGCCAGGCGGCCTCGTCGACGGGGTGGAGGACGGCGCTGCCCTGGACGCGGGTCGAGACGAACTCCTGCGACTCCGGGATGCCGTCGCCGGTGCGGAAGGCGTCCCAGGCGCGGGCGGCGACGGTCGCGTTGTACTcggggccggcggcgacggcgtagTAGGCGGCGAGGCGGGAGTGGGCCTGGCGGAGGCTGACGCCCGAGAAGGCGGCGCCGTAGCGGGCGCGCTGCTCCTCGGCGGTGGCGCCGTAGTAGTAGGCGTAGTCGAGCCAGGCGGCCCGGAAGCCCGCGGGCGCCTCGTCGCCCCAGTACTCGAGCAGCTCCGAGACGACCTCGGGCATGCCGAAGACGGCGTTGAGGTGCGAGATGGCCACGACGCCCTCGTTGGCCGggtccgccggcggcggcagcagcgtcCCGTTCTCGATCACGTACGAGCCCGAGCCGGTGACGAAGCCGTTCCTGAGCGCCGCGATGCCCGCCGCCGTGCCCTCCAGCTTCCTCCTGGCCTCCTCCCACCGCGGGCCCCGGCGCTCCCACTCGATCAGCCAGCCGGCCGCCAGCGCCGCCCAGTCGGTGCCCAGGCCGAAGGTCACGGGCGCGCCCGGGGACGGCTTCCAGCCGTCGGTGCGCACCTTGCGCTGCGGGTCGAGGATGCCGTACGTCTTGTCGGCGTCGAGGGTGTGCTCGAGCAGCTCGCCGGTGcgctcgtcgccgccggagAGGTAGAAGAAGTACTTGCGGTACTGCGGCTGCGAGATGCGCGCCTGCTTGGCGCTGTCGGCCCAGTGCGCCACCCCGTGCCGCGTGCCCAGGCCCTTCCAGTCGCCGATGTGGTACGAGTCGACCTCGCCCGTGTGCCGCGTCAGCGCCTCCGCGAACCGGTACACGTCCGCCCGCCCCGTCCGCAGGAAGTACTGCCACACGAACAGGTCCGGCGACAGCTCCGAGTTGTCCCACGCGTACCCGCCCACGTCGTACCGCCACTGGTGCCGGTCCGCGTCGTACGTGTGCATCACGTCGCCGTGGTCGAGGAAGCCGTACCACCGCCGCGCCTCCACCTCCTTCTGGTAGTGCCGCACCAGGAAGTCCAGGTTGGTCTCGATCTTGGCCCGGGCCCGGGCGCcgggcgaggacgaggacgaggcggccgcgttaccgtcgtcgtcgttctcGGGCAGGGCCCAGTACGACCCGAGCGCCTTGGTCTCCCGGATGTACCCCGGCGATGCGGCCAGCGCGGGCGGCACCTGGGCGAGGGCGTTTCGCTCGGCCAGCTCGTCGCTGGGCGGCGTGGCCTCGAAGGCGAACAGGAAGACCTCGCTGGTCCGGGCGATGCCGTACGGGGTGTCGAAGCCGCCCTCGTAGTCCTCGTACGTGATCTCGAGCGCGTCCAGCTGCTTCTCGTACGTGTCCTGGCCCATGCCGTCGTGGTACGGCCGCAGGTCGAGCGGCTCCGCCTCGGGGCTGTACAGCCAGAGCGTGATCTGCCCCTCGTCGTCGGACGCGGCGCCCGAGACGTCCAGGCCGGTCGGGTAGCGCTTCCAGAAATCCCGCAGGGCCACGGCCAGCCCGCCCCGGGTGGCGCCGCCCAGGTAGGCGAGCCCGCCCGCCCGGGTGCCGCCGGGGATCTTGACCCAGCTCTGGCCGGCCTTGGTCCGCTTCTTGAGGGTGAAGCCGTCGGGCGAGAGCTGGCTCAGCCGGTAGTCGTTCCAGGCGGGGATCCACCGCAGCCGGCTGCTCACCCGCGTGTCCCACGTCGACTCGGCCGGGAGGGCCTTGCCCTCGATCTGGGCCGTCCGGACGGCGGCGCCCGGGTCGCGCCGGAGACCGGTGATGCCCTTGACGGCCTCGTTCAGGAAGCCGCCGTCGGTCCCGGCCAGGCGCACGTGGCGGTTGTACAGCTCCTCCCCTCCCAGCGGGACCCGGAACTGGATGCCGAGGCCCGAGATGAAGTCCCGGTCGTACCGGCCGTCGAAGGTGATGCTGTGCACCAGCCGGATGGCGTCCGAGTCGGCGTAGAGATAGAAGCGCACGACGAACGGCAGCCAGTCGCCGTGggcggaagaagaagagcccTTCGCGATGGCCGTGTGGTTGCCGCGCACCGTGACGAGCGCGCGGACCGAgtcattgttgttgttgtcctTGCCGTCGTTCTTGCTGACCGTGACCTCCTCGATCTTACTCTCGAACTTGTATCGCTCGATCTTCGCATCCGCCCGGTCATCGGCGGTCTCCGGGACCCCGTCCTGGCTGTAGAGCACCAGTCTGCCGTCCTTGCCGACGGTCTTCCCCCCAGAGGTCTTGATTGAGCTGACCAGGTACCGCCCTTGCTTGGGGAAGGAGACGGTGATCTTGCCCGTGTCGACCGTCACTTCTTTGCTGCCGTCCTTCACGGACAGCTTGGTAGTCTGGTTCGGGCGCTTCCGCTCGCGGTTGTGATTCCGCTTGGAGACGGGCGTGGCCTCGATGGTGTACTCGTCGGCGACCTTGTCGGTTCTCGGGATGGCGTGCGCCGACCACTTGATGGAGCCGTCGCGCCAGTAGCCGGTGACCCATGACTGGAGCGGAAGCGGGTTTTGCCCGTCCGAGATCTGGAAGTCGACCTCGCCGGGCCGGTACTTGCCCTGCGGCCAGGGCAGGCCAAAGGTGGTACCGAGGTTCTGGGACGGGGCGTCGCCGATCCAGCTGACCTTGACACTGCTGGAGGAGCTGTTGTTGAGCGGAGCGGCGCGCCCGAGAACGCCCAGGAGGGCGAGGAGACAAGTGGCTCGCGCCATGTCGAAGCTGAGGCGGGCGAAGCCGACTAGGACTCAGTCGAATTGGCCCTGCTCTTCAAGCTGCTTGCTCCGAGTTGAGTGGGTGGTAGgcaggtaggtaggtaggcaAGGGAACCTAGTAGTGCCCTCTAGAGAGATTCGGAGTAGAGTAGGACGGGCAACTTGGTCGGCTCCTTATCAAATATTTTCTCAACGGTCGGGAACCGCCTGGCCAAAGCAcgccttcttcttcggcATGACGATGTTGCGAGTAGCGGTTGAGCCATCGTTAGCAGTGTAACCGTAACAAGGGCTTCATCCGGTCGGCCTGTAACTCCGGATTTCGCAATCCCGGGGATTGGCGGGCGACGGGCGCAAACGGCCGTGCTCGGTCTAATTTCATAGCGAACTCGAGCACCGGGTGTACTAGTAAGTCACGAACGTAGGAAGCGCTATGCCAAAGAAAGCCCATTCTCCAGGGTACTACCTAGCGAAGTGGGAGTTTCTTGAAGGAATCAGGTTTGCCGATCATGGCGTAATTCTTCCGTTAAGAGAGCAATTGGTTCGGGTTATGAATAATTAACGCGAGAATTACCAGAGCGAATGCGGGGAATGTCGTGCCGGAAAATCCGCCGAACCAACAGCCAACCTAGGTGATTATAACTTCGCAGCAAACTCCTTGATCGCGCCCTTTACAGAGAGAGCGCAGAAACCCGTACTCCAGGCCTTTAATTACCACTCCCGAAACCCTTCTACTTTTTTTCTTCTGTTTCCTTCCGTTTTgaattctttcctttttttctttataTTTTCTTCTGGCCTCCAAAGGTTGGGTTTCAACGAGAAGGGCACTGGCTGAATTGCGAAGGCCTCGTCATTGCCGTTGAGAGGAATTGAAATCAAAGACCACACTGGAGTCGTCAACCCAAACACGTTCAGCCTACCCCGGTCCTCGAGTGGGCGATCTATTTAATTAGCGATTTGATTCGATATACACGTCGTAAATAGGGGTGCCTTCCAAACTAGACTACCTGAAGGGTTCGCAATATCCCACAAGACCGCGCGATCTGTTGAGACTGTTGCTTGTCGTACCCATTGAACTCGAATGGCCGAATCACATCCGGTCCGGCCCGGGCGGGATGACAGGTGCGGGACCCAGAGAGCGAGTAGCCATGGCGAACCGTGCATGCTACAGTCCGTTGCATCTAGGTAGTTACATAGTATATCCCAAATGTTTGAGATATCTCACCTGCACAGCCACAGCGGCAGCTGCAGAACAACCCCTTTCTCGATTCTTCACTGTACTGGGATGCTTATATCCGTATGGATTACCTACTACGTATCCGTATATTCTGTACGCAGGTTGGTACGGAATGTGTAATCCATACAGAGTACTGTGCATCCTTTGCAGCACGGATCACAAAAAACGACATGATGGCCTTGGCGGCTCGGTCCTTACCCCTGGATCACACGACGGATGCACCCAAGCCACCTCTGTCAGGAAGGTACCCCGTCACCAACGTTGCTCGCTTCGCTAACCGAATGCCAGGATACCTGGCCAGCTGCTACGCAGTAACTagcgtacatacatagttaCTCCGAACTACGTGCTATGTAGTGTTGTATTCCATAAGTACCGTATGTACATAGTACGTACCcgagtgtaatccgtactccgtactgtatCTCGTACTACCGTACTCAGTTCCATCGGAGAAAAGATCGATTCCTAAAAGGGAAACAGGCAAGGATATTGCCTTactgtgtacggagtactgtgtAAAGAAATGGATGGATGCAAGGCACTTACAAGAAGCAAGTATCCGTACATGCCTGTGGTTTGTGATCCTTCTGTACATCAGACATACCTGAAGTGCATTGCTGACTTGGACTTCTTTTCTGCTCAAGAACTGTGTTTACTGTTGCAGTGCTTGATTCATGTTCCATGGAGAAGCAGTTGTTTGGTTCGGAATTAATTATTATTTTCGGAAACAAGGGCAAAAGCCACGTTTTGCCCACTTTTTTCACCCCAACTTCACGGTCAAAGTGCACCCTAGTGTAGTTCCACTAGTGTCAATGTGGTGGTCCTGCCATCGCGTCCATGGACCCCTGGTCGGCAGGCCCCACGAGGCAAAGACCGTCGGGAAACATTCACCCCTACCGATCGGAGTGCAGCCGAGAGGCGCTGAAGAGAACCATTGATGGATTCTTGacagggggggaggggggaaacGCCCTACTTGGCATGCCACCAGTTGCTCCAGCAGGACCTTCCCGGTCTGTAAGCGACACAAACCAACGTCAGGGACGGGGTGGGTTCATCATGCCATGGTTGTTATAATAACTTAAGCCAAGGTACCACCAAGGAGACTCCGCGACTCCGGTGTCTTCTCTCCTCGGCCGGCATTCGTCACACTCACTCACTGATGGCGCGTGAGTGGCCCGAGGGTCTTTGGTCGTTGGTTTCCATCAAAAAGACATCTCTTCGCCAACTCGGGAGTCGAGTTCGTTTTCGAACTCACTCGCCCCCTCGTCGCTCGCTCAACCTCTGTTTATCGTCGCTCGCTTTTCCCTGGGCGATCCGGTTTGGCATTCGCTCTCTCTCGGCCTGCCGTCTAATCATCGCCTGTTGTCATTCAAGTATTttttttgtgtgtgtgtgtgtttcaCATATACCGCTATACAAGACAATGCAGCTTTCTTTGTTGAGTACCGGAGCGCTGCTCCTCGAAGTTGGGACCAGTCATGCGGTAAAGACGGTCGTGATTACCGCTACCACGACCGTCTGCCCCCTTTCTACACGCGTCTGTCATGGGTCGTCAATGATCTCGCAGTCTACGAATGCGCCGTGCTCGGAGTCTACGGGTATAACGGGTTCGCAATCTACGGCTGTAACGATCCCGCAGTCTACGGACATTATTAGTTCGCAATTTTCGCAATTCACGGACACCACGAGTTCGCTGTCTACGGGTGTGGCGTGCTCGTCGTCTCCGTGTCCCTCAAACTCGCAGTCTACAGGCACAACGAGTTTCGAGTCTACGGGGACGACTATCTCTCAGCCTACGGCTGTAACGAACTCGTCGTCTACCTGTCTCACAAGCTCGCAGTCTACCGATGCACCGAGCTCGGAGTCTACGGGCATTACAATTTCTCAATCTACGGGTGTAACGAGCTCGCAGTCTATGAGTACACCGACTTCCAAGTCTACGGCTGTACCGAGCTCCCAATCTGCTCGGGTCTCGACGACATCATCTTCGGCCAAGCCCTCGTCCACTACGGAAACACGTCCTGAACCCACCCTGCCCAATCGAGCTTATCCCGCCGACATTGTCGACAAGCTCCGAGACTCAGGTGTGGACAAGCTCAAGGAGTACCTCAAGAGCAATCCCTCGAATACAGGCTGCACGCTCGAGAACGCGTCTATCCGCCGCGAATGGTAAGCCACCCACCCCCCCTGCTTCTCGAACAGTAATTACGTTCCGTCGAGACGAGAGAAACCAAGGCTAACAAGAGGCACCTCCGGAGCAAACAGGTCCGACCTCTCCGTCGCCGAGCGAGAGGAGTACATTGCCGCCGTCAAGTGCCTGCAGTCGGCGAGCCCCAAGTCTTCCAAACAGCAAGTCCCGGGCGCGCGTAGCCGCTTCGACGACTTTGTGGCCACGCACATTAACCAGACCGACTCGATCCATTACACGGTACGTATTCGGCCTTGCGTACTTCCCATCCTTTCTCTACGTATCTATCTCCCTTGTCCAGTTAGCGAGCCCGTCATATGTTTGAGACTGACTTCGCATGTCCCTCGATTCAAGGCGAACTTCCTCTCGTGGCACCGATACTACGTGTGGGCATACGAGAAGGCCCTCCGCGAGGAGTGCGGCTACACCGGCTTCCAGCCGTACTGGAACTGGGACCGGTACGCAGCCGACCCGGCCAACTCGCCCCTGTTCAGCGGCAACTCGTCCAGCCTGAGCGGAAACTCGGTCAACGGCGGTTGTGTCACCACGGGCCCTTTCGCCGAGTAAGTTCTTTGCTCCTCTTCCCCCCATAAGGGGTGGCCAGATAATTATTCAGACATTGCTAACCGGGCCTCTCCCTTCGCTTCAGCATGAAAGTCAACCTCGGCCCCGGGGCCTCTCTCGCCTACAACCCGCGCTGCCTGAAGCGCAACATCAGCAAGAGCTACGCGGCCATGACCACGGCCGACAAGACGTATGCGCTCATCACGGGTAGCGCCGACATTGCCCGCTTCCAGGACACCATGCAGGCCGTCCCTGGCGTGCATGCCGGCGGCCACTTTACCATCGGCGGCGACCCTGGCGGCGTAAGTTGGATTTTTGATTCTCCgacccttccccccccccccccccaaaaaaaaaaaaaaaaccaaccCTCCTTTCTTTTCTCAGAAAGAGAAGAGCCcttttatttttttccctctGTCGCCTGGCCCAGCTGACACGAGTTCTCTCTTGGGAACAACGACAGGACGTCTACTCGTCGCCGGGCGACCCGGCCTTCTGGCTGCACCACGCCATGATCGACCGCGTCTGGTGGATCTGGCAGACGCACGGCCTGCCCGGCCGGCTGTCCGAGGTGGCCGGTTCCGTCGCCGGCTCCAGCCGCCCGGGCTCCGGCAAGGACCTCGTCAACCTGGGCGTCAACGGCCCCGCCGTCGCCATCGAGAACCTGCTCAACACCGTGGGCGGCCTGGACGGCAAGATGTGCTACATCTACCTCTGAGGGGGGTTGGGAAGGGTTGTAGGACTTTGTTGAAGATCTCTCTCCAGTTGATCCGGGAAACGGGAGAAAGAAACAAAGGCGCCGCATGTAGAGAACATGGGCACGTCAAGTTCGCCTCGCCGTCTTCCGGGCCACGGAGCCGCACGCACTCCGCTTTGCATGCTCCTGGTTTGGTGATGTCTATGTAGGTAGTTGGTACTCTCGTAATAGCTAAATCTAATGTGCCACATTCTGTGGAACAAGAGAGGCTTTTGCCTCTCTTTGGACAGCCATTCGATTGCTGGGTTGAAACTAAGAGTTGCTTGAAACATAATTAGCAAACCCACTACTAGCATTGCACCAAAACTTTATGAACTAGCGCGTCGAAGCATTAAACCGAGACAGAAATTGCGTGATACAAACGAAGAAGACTAGCCCTATGTAAAGTTGTCAAGTATACTTAATTTCTTTATCTTTCGATTGCCTAAGACAAGACATAAAATATTAATAGTTTGATTCGCCAACATGCTCCAAACTCTTGGCTATGCCAACCTCGAGGCAAAACCTTAAGTAAACTCCCTGTTTTCATGTTGTTTCCAAAAAGCACAACAATGGCTCTCTGTCACTTATGTATAATTAGGTACGTATCGAAGCTGAAATATTACATTACCGAGTTGCCCTGTCTGGAAGAAGAGAAACCCAATGCTCTTCCACAACCTGTACTTGGATTTACGATGACGAGATAGAATTGCCTTGGTCAAAGCTGCAAGTGCTCGATCAAAGAAACCTGTTTACAAGAGCTATGCACATAGATTGGTGCCTGTACTTGCCTTCGGAACTTGGCAAGTCCAAACAGACAGCAACTCCACTGTTCGATTCCGGGCAATCCAGACGACTTCCAGTTCTCTTCGTCATTTTCTTTGCTATTCTTGTTCGTCACGGATCCCACCTGCTTGGCACATGGAGGCAAGTCACGATTACTAGCAACAACACATATCAAGGGCCGCTGGTCTAGTGGTATGA
This genomic window from Thermothelomyces thermophilus ATCC 42464 chromosome 1, complete sequence contains:
- a CDS encoding tyrosinase-like protein, which encodes RSDLSVAEREEYIAAVKCLQSASPKSSKQQVPGARSRFDDFVATHINQTDSIHYTANFLSWHRYYVWAYEKALREECGYTGFQPYWNWDRYAADPANSPLFSGNSSSLSGNSVNGGCVTTGPFADMKVNLGPGASLAYNPRCLKRNISKSYAAMTTADKTYALITGSADIARFQDTMQAVPGVHAGGHFTIGGDPGGDVYSSPGDPAFWLHHAMIDRVWWIWQTHGLPGRLSEVAGSVAGSSRPGSGKDLVNLGVNGPAVAIENLLNTVGGLDGKMCYIYL